The following proteins come from a genomic window of Armatimonadota bacterium:
- a CDS encoding class I SAM-dependent methyltransferase, giving the protein MIDFVAEWCGFSGEARAQVEARMADAAALLRAEWASYWAERELSAQGLRRFYETSHAVTYDLLGRALLAQEQDWPQACDEWLARYGCQSVLDYGCGVGAFGFHLQTTSRYQVTLCDLPGRHRRVVERLAARMPQVRVCEPEALAVREAYDAIVCLEVMEHVFDPAHVTTELLRRLRPGGVFFASWSFPEGTQDNPLHLRGGWTNEGYQQFLEGQFGLEWVNRGSCWARVLRLARQSAGDLGRRPSGGKP; this is encoded by the coding sequence GTGATTGACTTCGTGGCCGAATGGTGCGGGTTCAGCGGCGAGGCGCGGGCGCAGGTGGAGGCGCGCATGGCCGATGCGGCGGCGCTGCTGCGCGCGGAGTGGGCGTCCTACTGGGCCGAGCGCGAGCTGTCGGCGCAGGGGCTGCGGCGCTTCTACGAGACCAGCCATGCGGTCACCTATGATCTCTTGGGGCGGGCGCTGCTCGCGCAGGAGCAGGATTGGCCGCAAGCATGTGATGAATGGCTGGCGCGGTATGGATGCCAGTCCGTGCTTGACTATGGCTGCGGCGTGGGAGCGTTTGGCTTCCATTTGCAGACGACCAGCAGATACCAGGTCACCTTGTGCGATTTGCCGGGGCGACATCGGCGGGTGGTGGAGCGGCTGGCGGCGCGGATGCCGCAGGTGCGGGTGTGCGAGCCGGAGGCGCTGGCGGTCCGGGAAGCGTACGACGCGATCGTGTGCCTGGAGGTGATGGAGCATGTCTTCGATCCGGCGCATGTGACGACGGAGCTGCTGCGGCGGCTGCGACCGGGGGGCGTCTTCTTCGCGTCGTGGTCATTTCCCGAAGGGACGCAAGATAATCCCCTGCATCTGCGCGGCGGCTGGACGAATGAAGGCTATCAGCAGTTCCTGGAGGGGCAGTTCGGCCTGGAGTGGGTCAACCGTGGGTCGTGCTGGGCGCGGGTGCTGAGGCTTGCTCGCCAGTCCGCAGGTGACCTTGGCCGCCGGCCATCAGGCGGGAAGCCATGA
- a CDS encoding HK97 gp10 family phage protein → MKRVDREVEMGLARAQAGMRAAVEDALLECAEAIAEEARADCPVRSGRLRASIGVEVCRAPEDGIIEARVSASAPYAAAVELGLGKVAPRPFLFPALERWGPALARRVRDLALRG, encoded by the coding sequence ATGAAGAGGGTTGATCGCGAGGTGGAGATGGGGTTGGCGCGGGCGCAAGCGGGGATGCGCGCGGCGGTGGAGGATGCACTGCTGGAGTGCGCGGAAGCAATTGCCGAAGAGGCGCGGGCGGACTGCCCGGTGAGAAGCGGTCGCCTGCGAGCGAGCATCGGCGTGGAGGTGTGCCGCGCCCCCGAGGACGGCATTATTGAGGCGCGGGTGAGCGCGTCGGCGCCCTACGCGGCGGCGGTGGAGTTGGGTCTGGGGAAGGTCGCCCCGCGGCCGTTTCTGTTTCCGGCGCTGGAGCGGTGGGGGCCGGCCCTGGCGCGGAGGGTGCGCGACCTCGCACTCAGAGGGTAG
- a CDS encoding SEC-C metal-binding domain-containing protein, translating into MDVIGQGDFAVSSDTGKTLFSFRHPSGGPIDFVPSGSAERSSGPKVGRNDPCPCGSGRKYKKCCGRSA; encoded by the coding sequence ATGGATGTAATTGGACAGGGCGACTTCGCGGTCAGTTCCGACACGGGGAAGACGCTTTTCTCGTTCAGACATCCGTCAGGAGGCCCCATTGATTTCGTGCCTTCTGGAAGCGCAGAGCGATCGTCAGGACCGAAGGTGGGGCGAAACGATCCTTGCCCGTGCGGTAGCGGCAGAAAGTATAAAAAGTGTTGTGGTCGCAGCGCCTAG
- a CDS encoding glycosyltransferase family 9 protein produces MLHLLVMPDFVIQHGEAFRDDGYAFIRGHKVERELAAPTQYYLLGPTTTQGITAADPAADPCRRPDSGRGQHAAPLHVGVVRVGGIGDDLMLAAHCLAIRRRFPHAHITAFVRDNSGILAGHPAIDRLVVRCGSRWFKIVRDLRERFDIFYDLRYVAKVWVFNPDYQGYAHECRERFLPLAWYYHNWYDSNSRLAALGRNLIDLTNDTICCRGSVEDVRLWLRPEDRKLARLLSGRDYVVTHNGAGGSCMAKMWPSAHWGRLVAGLRERGLEVFQLGWPSEDLIEGAHDLRGFTTLREAAGLIEGARLVVDTEGSIIHMAQAVRQPNVVALFGPTPPVCFAYPGHQVVVTPLACRGCWYAKRDWHVRCPRGHAGFPCMEAMAPTQVLEAVGRALEAGSGAPAEEGESICEGRIRIGQRR; encoded by the coding sequence GTGCTACACCTGCTTGTCATGCCTGATTTCGTGATCCAGCACGGGGAGGCATTTCGCGACGACGGGTACGCCTTCATCCGCGGCCACAAGGTGGAGCGCGAGCTGGCGGCGCCGACGCAGTACTACCTGCTGGGGCCGACGACGACGCAGGGGATCACGGCGGCCGATCCCGCGGCGGATCCCTGTCGGCGGCCGGATTCAGGGCGGGGGCAGCATGCTGCGCCCCTACATGTGGGCGTGGTGCGCGTCGGCGGCATTGGCGATGATCTCATGCTCGCCGCGCATTGCCTGGCGATCAGGCGGAGGTTCCCCCATGCGCATATCACGGCCTTTGTGCGCGATAATTCGGGCATTCTCGCGGGGCACCCGGCGATTGACCGCCTGGTCGTGCGCTGCGGATCGCGCTGGTTCAAGATCGTGCGCGACCTGCGCGAGCGCTTCGACATCTTCTACGACTTGCGCTACGTCGCCAAGGTCTGGGTGTTCAACCCGGACTATCAGGGTTACGCGCACGAGTGCCGCGAGCGCTTCCTGCCCCTGGCCTGGTACTACCACAACTGGTATGACAGCAACTCTCGCCTGGCAGCGTTGGGCCGGAACCTGATTGATCTGACCAATGACACCATCTGCTGCCGCGGCTCGGTGGAGGATGTGCGCCTGTGGCTGCGCCCCGAGGATCGCAAGCTGGCGCGGCTGCTCAGTGGGCGGGACTATGTGGTGACGCACAACGGCGCCGGCGGCTCGTGCATGGCCAAGATGTGGCCGTCGGCGCACTGGGGGCGGCTGGTGGCGGGGCTGCGCGAGCGCGGGCTGGAGGTGTTCCAGCTCGGCTGGCCGAGCGAGGATCTGATCGAGGGCGCGCACGACCTGCGCGGGTTCACGACGCTGCGCGAAGCAGCGGGCTTGATCGAGGGGGCGCGGCTGGTGGTGGACACCGAGGGCAGCATCATCCACATGGCGCAGGCGGTGAGGCAGCCGAACGTGGTGGCGCTGTTCGGGCCGACGCCGCCGGTATGCTTCGCCTACCCCGGGCACCAGGTGGTGGTCACGCCGCTGGCGTGCCGCGGATGCTGGTACGCGAAGCGGGATTGGCATGTGCGCTGCCCTCGCGGCCACGCCGGGTTTCCGTGCATGGAGGCGATGGCGCCCACGCAGGTGCTGGAGGCGGTCGGGAGGGCGCTGGAGGCCGGCTCCGGCGCGCCGGCGGAGGAGGGCGAAAGCATCTGCGAGGGGCGGATCCGAATCGGGCAACGCCGGTGA
- a CDS encoding phage major capsid protein: MSEIEQGMPAASHEMVTKDSLPDEGGEGELRQAVSATAQRIAAEARGQQQALNRRIVEEVKAQVRQLLPETLPSVLEGIKLSPRIVFPVGERAGNLSKADRQLVELLVHGKAMTSTGSGAGEEWVPTELAQDIVDKVRLASKVRAMFPTIDMPSDTYRIPKITADPTVYFVSQENTAVQAASNPATAYMELDAKKIMCEVDFSGELTEDSVAPLVPTLKQNIASALAEAEEDVIVNGDTTATQNLNINRSANSYDVTRALVGLRRTVYDGDAAYQVDASGGLLAGMRSLRAAIGEYGVDPTKLVWLMSPTHYLSVLTDSSFLTMDKLGEKATVLTGQLGAIDGIPVIMSSKLRDCDGDGIVQTDPDLNTKRQSVLAYRPGVYVGYRRRLKIEMDRDVQKDMNLLVCSIRLALAYAYGAGSLGYARNV; this comes from the coding sequence CGCAGCGCATCGCGGCGGAGGCGCGGGGACAGCAGCAGGCGTTGAACCGACGCATCGTCGAGGAGGTCAAGGCGCAGGTGCGCCAGCTCCTGCCGGAGACGCTGCCGAGCGTGCTGGAGGGAATCAAGCTGAGCCCGCGCATCGTGTTCCCGGTGGGTGAGCGCGCCGGCAACCTGAGCAAGGCCGATCGCCAGTTGGTGGAGCTGCTGGTGCACGGCAAGGCGATGACCTCGACCGGCAGCGGGGCGGGCGAGGAATGGGTGCCGACCGAGCTGGCGCAGGACATCGTGGATAAGGTGCGGCTGGCGAGCAAGGTGCGGGCGATGTTCCCGACGATTGACATGCCGAGCGACACCTACCGCATCCCCAAGATAACTGCCGACCCGACGGTGTACTTCGTGAGCCAGGAGAACACGGCGGTGCAGGCGGCGAGCAACCCCGCCACCGCGTACATGGAGCTGGACGCGAAGAAGATCATGTGCGAGGTGGACTTCTCGGGCGAGCTGACGGAGGACAGCGTGGCGCCGCTGGTGCCGACGCTGAAGCAGAACATCGCCAGCGCACTGGCGGAGGCAGAGGAGGATGTCATCGTCAACGGCGACACCACCGCCACCCAGAACCTCAACATCAACCGCTCAGCCAACTCCTATGACGTAACGCGGGCGCTGGTGGGCCTGCGGCGCACGGTCTATGACGGGGACGCGGCGTACCAGGTGGACGCCTCGGGCGGGCTGCTGGCAGGTATGCGCAGCTTGCGCGCGGCGATCGGCGAGTACGGGGTGGATCCCACCAAGCTGGTGTGGCTGATGTCGCCCACGCACTACTTGTCGGTGCTGACCGACTCCAGCTTCCTGACCATGGACAAGCTGGGCGAGAAGGCGACGGTGCTGACGGGGCAACTGGGGGCGATTGACGGGATCCCCGTCATCATGTCCTCCAAGCTGCGGGACTGCGACGGCGACGGCATCGTCCAGACCGATCCCGATCTCAACACCAAGCGCCAGAGCGTGCTCGCCTACCGGCCGGGGGTGTATGTCGGCTACCGGCGGCGGCTGAAGATCGAGATGGACCGGGATGTGCAGAAGGACATGAACCTCCTGGTGTGCTCGATCCGGCTGGCGCTGGCGTACGCCTACGGGGCGGGGTCGCTGGGGTACGCACGCAACGTGTAA
- a CDS encoding glycosyltransferase family 4 protein, protein MRVGIITYCRREDGHPGGVPKWAWYLKRALLEGGHDVRHWAWADCAEPKLDGAPEYVKAERLGKHVGSQVRDYDRIIVDGFWSCGLPEDAPVTVVCHGTWAGLAAACGGVKPELIAAQGAEYRRFPVVAVSQAAARQVRTYHGTDPVAVIPNGVDLEVFRPVEGEPNDPPVVLYAGKGYSKGENIVGSVARLLEGEVSVEYLDAQIGMEARAFQRGDGFLFPSRHEGDSYALKEAAACGLPVVASAVGMLANERPAQIGEIVEGFEAQDYCAALERVLARRESHQPRRWAEQHAGFDDFAGRWREYLGRQTRRRDTAGGGCAP, encoded by the coding sequence ATGCGTGTTGGGATCATAACCTACTGCCGGCGCGAGGACGGGCATCCCGGCGGCGTCCCGAAGTGGGCCTGGTATCTCAAGCGCGCGCTGCTTGAGGGCGGACATGATGTGCGGCACTGGGCATGGGCGGACTGCGCGGAGCCAAAGCTAGACGGCGCGCCGGAGTACGTCAAGGCGGAACGTCTGGGCAAGCACGTCGGCTCGCAGGTGCGGGACTATGACCGCATTATCGTTGACGGTTTTTGGAGCTGCGGCCTGCCTGAAGACGCGCCGGTGACGGTGGTGTGCCACGGCACGTGGGCGGGGCTGGCGGCGGCGTGCGGTGGCGTCAAGCCGGAGTTGATAGCGGCGCAGGGTGCGGAATACCGGCGCTTCCCGGTGGTCGCGGTAAGCCAGGCGGCGGCGCGGCAGGTGCGGACCTATCACGGCACGGACCCGGTGGCGGTCATCCCGAACGGGGTTGACCTGGAGGTGTTCCGGCCGGTCGAGGGCGAGCCGAATGACCCGCCGGTGGTGCTGTACGCGGGCAAGGGCTATAGCAAAGGCGAGAACATTGTGGGATCGGTCGCCCGACTGCTGGAGGGCGAGGTATCGGTTGAATACCTGGATGCGCAGATCGGCATGGAGGCGCGGGCGTTTCAGCGGGGGGATGGGTTCCTCTTTCCATCGCGGCACGAAGGGGACTCCTATGCGCTGAAGGAGGCGGCGGCGTGCGGGCTGCCGGTGGTGGCGAGCGCGGTGGGGATGCTGGCAAACGAGCGGCCGGCGCAGATAGGGGAGATCGTGGAGGGTTTCGAGGCGCAGGATTACTGCGCTGCCCTGGAACGGGTGCTCGCGCGCAGGGAGTCACATCAGCCGCGGCGCTGGGCGGAGCAGCACGCGGGCTTTGATGATTTCGCAGGGAGGTGGAGGGAATACCTGGGCCGGCAGACGCGCAGGAGGGACACAGCCGGGGGCGGCTGTGCTCCATAG
- a CDS encoding glycosyltransferase gives MTLTIAIPTRDRPQSLARLLDRIGRQTVLPERLAIVDDNREAGRVVVPRLGVPVEIVRGPRQGPARAHQVALEWLTQASPHPPEVILRLDDDLVLEAPDFVERLHRVLVGRPDVGAVGGVYPPPANAQPVAIERIGGPGYSLTIDGMLRGEASAHFFRWDRARPVEAEHLYSSFMYRREAALAVGGFAIWYSEQAHREETDFTHRLHLAGWKLLVDTAAVARHERCPHGGLRALARDELRTADEALFTERLRGGALGCQAVCGRSFSA, from the coding sequence ATGACCCTCACCATCGCTATCCCCACGCGCGACCGGCCGCAATCCCTGGCGCGACTGCTGGACCGCATCGGGCGGCAGACGGTGCTGCCGGAACGGCTCGCGATCGTTGATGACAATCGCGAGGCCGGTCGCGTGGTCGTGCCACGGCTGGGCGTGCCGGTCGAGATCGTCCGCGGGCCGCGGCAGGGGCCGGCGCGGGCGCACCAGGTGGCGCTGGAATGGCTGACCCAAGCCAGCCCGCACCCGCCGGAGGTGATCCTGCGGCTGGATGATGACCTGGTGCTGGAGGCGCCGGATTTCGTAGAACGGCTGCACCGGGTGCTGGTCGGGCGGCCCGACGTGGGGGCGGTCGGAGGTGTCTATCCGCCGCCGGCCAACGCGCAGCCCGTCGCCATCGAGCGCATCGGCGGCCCGGGCTACAGCCTCACGATTGACGGGATGCTGCGGGGCGAGGCGTCGGCGCATTTCTTTCGGTGGGACCGCGCGCGTCCGGTCGAGGCCGAGCACCTGTATTCGAGCTTCATGTACCGGCGGGAGGCGGCGCTGGCGGTGGGCGGCTTCGCGATATGGTACTCCGAGCAAGCCCACCGCGAGGAAACGGACTTCACGCATCGGCTCCATCTGGCGGGATGGAAGCTGCTGGTGGACACCGCCGCGGTTGCACGCCACGAACGATGTCCCCACGGGGGCTTACGGGCGTTGGCGCGAGACGAGCTGCGAACCGCCGACGAGGCGCTCTTCACCGAGCGCCTGCGCGGCGGGGCGCTGGGATGCCAGGCGGTCTGTGGCCGGAGCTTCAGTGCATGA